The region GGTCCCGCTCGCAAGCGAGATCAAGGCTCGCGCCGACGAGATGATCGCCGCGCGCGACTATGCCACCGCCCATGTCGAAAAGCGCGGCCTCAAGGTCATCCCGGGCAGCCACGCGAACATGTTCATGGTCGAGTGGAAGGACAAGACGCCCAAGCAAATGATGGCAGCCTTCCTCGATCAGGGCGTGCAGATCGGCCGCGGCTGGAGTGCCTATCCCCAGGCATCGCGCATTACCGTTGGCTCGATGGAGGAGATGCAGAAGTTCTGCCTCGCCCTCGACAAGATCCTCATGGCCTGACCGGCCGGGGGCTCATGACGCGCAGGCTGGCGTTCCCTCGTTTCTCTCCTTCGGCGAGGGGACTGTTCCGGCCCGGATAGCAACTGGGCCCGCAGCGCTCGCTACTGCGGGCAGCTGTTCTGGAAAGGGACCCGTAGGCTTCATGCCTTCGGGTCCTTTTTCGCAACTGATGAAAGCATCGGGTGCCTCGCCGATTGTCCGAAGAGCGGATGTCCTTGATGGCAAGCCGCTGAAATCGGTGCTCCGAGCCTGTCCTGCCATGTCCGGCTGTGGCATAGTGACCGCAGGCGGTGCGAGGCAATTCAAGGCAGGAGCAATGGGCGCATGACGATTTCGGTTAGTCTCGAGAGCGACGGGCCGCTGGCGAGGATCACGTTTTCGAAGCCGCCGCACAACTTCGCCTGCCCCGACCTCCTGCGTCAGATCGCCGACGCCGTTTACAAGGTCGACAACGATCCCAGGCTGCGGTGCACCTTGCTCAGCTCGCAGGGACGTTCGTTCTGCGCCGGTGCCGATCTGGCCGGTGACGAGAAGATCGCAGGTTCCGGGGGCATGGCCACGATCGCGCAGCTCTACGGCCAGGCCGAACGCCTGTTCCGCAGGCGCAAGCCGATGGTCGCGGCGGTGCAGGGCGCGGCGGTCGGGGCCGGGCTTGGGCTCGCACTCACCGCCGATTTTCGTATCGGCGATGCGACGACGCGGCTTGCGGCCAATTTCACCCGTCTCGGCTTTCATCCCGGCTTCGCGCTGACTTACACCTTGCCCCGCCTGCTAGGAGAGCAACGAGCCAGCTGGATGATGATGTCCTCGCAGCGGATCAAGCCCGAACAGGCGCTCGACTGGGGGCTGCTCGACCGGCTCGCCGATGATGGCGACCTCGAAGAGGCCGCGCGGACCATGGCCCACGAGATCGCCGACAATGCGCCGCTGGCGCTGCTCGCTGTGCGCCGCACGCTGACCGACGGCATGGCCAAGGCGGCTGCGGCAGCGATGCGGCGCGAACATGCCGAGCAGGCAGCGCTGCGCACCACTGCCGACTATGCCGAGGGTGTGGCATCGGTATTCGAGCGGCGTCCGGCGAACTTTACCGGCAGCTGAGAGCGGGCCGGCCCAGGGCAGGTCAGCTTCGGTCGCTTGCGGTCTGGCTCCCGAAGAAGCGCGGATAGCGCGCGACGAAGCGCTGCAGCCAGTCGCGCCGACCCTCGCGTCTTGCGCTGAGCATGTAGGACAGCCCGACGAGGCTGGCGATCAGCGCGCCGGTGGTGTCGACGATGAGGTCCCACATCGTGTCGGTCAGGCCCGAAGGGTCGCCCAGCATTTCCTTTTGCATGTTCATGCCGAAAAGCTGGTCCATCGAGAACTCGAAAATCTCCCAGATAGCACCCAGTCCGACACTGAAGAAGAACGCAAAGAACGCGAGGAACAGCGGGCGCATGTGCAGGCTGACGGTCTCGGATTCGTTGAGCAGGTAGAGCACGAGGAAACCCAGCAGCCCCAGCAGCACGCCCGAACTGGTGTGCAGAACCAGATCCCACCACCAGAACTTCTCGTAGAAGTCGCCGACTTCGCCGAGGAACAGCGTGGCGAAGATGAAGGCCACGGTGAAGATCTGGATCTCGACCGGGATATTGGCGACGAGATGGCGCTGGAAGCTGATCGGCAGCGCGATGACGGCCATCAGTCCCGCAACGAGAAATACGTGCGGCCACTGCCTGGAAATCACGAGAGTGACGAGCTCGGCCGCCATCACCACGAGAAAGCCATAGGTCACCAGCACCTGTATGCGGGGCGGGGCATGCAGGGGCTCTTCGCTCTGCGCTTCGTTGTCCGGCTGGTGCGGGGCGATCTGCTGGTCCTTCATCGCGCTCGATCCTGTCACGGCTGGGGGGCGATTGCGACCCCGTTGGAAAAGGACGCGCGTTCGGGCCACGTTCGCAAGCGGGCGCTTGACGGCGGCGCACGCGTGCCTGATGTGCGCGGGCATTGGCGCGGCTTCCTCGTGAAACCGGCGCCCGGGCGGCGGGTTCCGCATGCCTGACGAGAACAACAAGGCCCATGAAGGCTTTAATGGATGAGAGGGGCCCGCAACGACGGGCCGTGAAAGGATTGCAGATGAAGGCTACCCCCGATTTCGACTTCGCGCTTGGCGAGAGCGCGCAGATGATCCGCGAGACGGTCGCGCGCTTCGCTGACGAGCGCATCGCGCCGCTTGCCGCCCGCGTCGATGCAGAGGACTGGTTCCCGCGCGAACTGTGGAGCGAGATGGGCGAACTGGGCCTGCACGGCATCACCGTCGAGGAGGAACAGGGCGGCATCGGCCTCGGCTATCTAGAGCACGTCATCGCGGTCGAAGAAGTGAGCCGCGCCTCGGCCTCGGTCGGACTTTCCTATGGCGCGCATTCGAACCTGTGCGTGAACCAGATCCGCCGCTGGGGCAGCGATGCCCAGAAGGCGAAGTACCTGCCGGGCCTGATCTCGGGCGAGCATGTCGGCAGCCTTGCCATGTCCGAGACGGGCGCAGGTTCCGACGTGGTGGGCATGAAGCTGCGCGCCGACGCAGTGGAGGGCGGCTATCGCCTCAACGGCACCAAGTTCTGGATCACCAATGCCAGCGAGGCCGATACGCTGGTGGTCTATGCCAAGACCGACGCTTCCGCTGGCAGCAAGGGCATCACCGCATTCATCGTCGAGAAGGACATGCCCGGCTTCTCGATCGGCCAGAAGATCGACAAGATGGGCATGCGTGGCTCGCCGACCTGCGAGCTGGTCTTCGACGACTGCTTCGTGCCGGAGGAAAACGTCATGGGCCCGCTGGGCGGCGGCGTGAAGGTGCTGATGAGCGGCCTCGACTATGAGCGCGTGGTGCTTGCGGGGCTCCAGCTGGGCATCATGCAGGCCTGCCTCGACACGGTCATTCCCTATGTGCGTGAGCGCAAGCAGTTCGGCACCGCGATCGGCACCTTCCAGCTGATGCAGGCCAAGGTCGCGGACATG is a window of Novosphingobium aureum DNA encoding:
- a CDS encoding enoyl-CoA hydratase/isomerase family protein, with translation MTISVSLESDGPLARITFSKPPHNFACPDLLRQIADAVYKVDNDPRLRCTLLSSQGRSFCAGADLAGDEKIAGSGGMATIAQLYGQAERLFRRRKPMVAAVQGAAVGAGLGLALTADFRIGDATTRLAANFTRLGFHPGFALTYTLPRLLGEQRASWMMMSSQRIKPEQALDWGLLDRLADDGDLEEAARTMAHEIADNAPLALLAVRRTLTDGMAKAAAAAMRREHAEQAALRTTADYAEGVASVFERRPANFTGS
- a CDS encoding isovaleryl-CoA dehydrogenase; the protein is MKATPDFDFALGESAQMIRETVARFADERIAPLAARVDAEDWFPRELWSEMGELGLHGITVEEEQGGIGLGYLEHVIAVEEVSRASASVGLSYGAHSNLCVNQIRRWGSDAQKAKYLPGLISGEHVGSLAMSETGAGSDVVGMKLRADAVEGGYRLNGTKFWITNASEADTLVVYAKTDASAGSKGITAFIVEKDMPGFSIGQKIDKMGMRGSPTCELVFDDCFVPEENVMGPLGGGVKVLMSGLDYERVVLAGLQLGIMQACLDTVIPYVRERKQFGTAIGTFQLMQAKVADMYVALQSARAYVYAVARACDAGQTTRFDAAGAILLASESAFRVAGEAVQALGGAGYTKDWPVERYLRDAKLLDIGAGTNEIRRMLIGRELIGAG